The Trypanosoma brucei gambiense DAL972 chromosome 10, complete sequence genome has a segment encoding these proteins:
- a CDS encoding ATP synthase, putative, whose protein sequence is MSSTPEVADALFHVRKTGFVDETMTQVLEQLFDCPQHGRVLETYMRGRHEDICMVLIKTLATTHNKSTLGVLLRLFADLARSSTVMGKTLGLCSSVLVDQEDPVQMFLYLATTHSRDRMISDPTLYLAATTLRYADPKLNEESLERFFAIVNESLSVNPLQVEAVSFAVHNCAIMAHAKALRHYFFDNKLVQYFPRLLTDTIGDDAASLVQLTYEVLVVTWLLSYEVDGVVSLQEHKMLPHIHRVIQRMQKEKCVRVALMVLWNFVQAERQYMDAVTNPSDATWVSDEIFKLARVNGGKGPSFIAEMVGVGMLKTLTQLARRKFGDEDISELIQDLLNVLENSMETLTSFSEYRGEVLSGSLEWTPVHTCAKFWQSNIMQFEKNGYEVLEALGNIIMNSTNSLTLAVACHDIGEIVRHHPTGRALLQLPQLEGVMARVMELMSHETPEVAKNALLSVQKIMVQRWECI, encoded by the coding sequence ATGTCGTCCACGCCCGAGGTTGCGGATGCGCTCTTCCACGTGCGAAAAACGGGATTCGTAGATGAAACCATGACGCAGGTGCTTGAGCAGCTTTTTGACTGCCCGCAGCATGGAAGGGTGTTGGAGACCTATATGAGGGGAAGGCACGAGGACATCTGCATGGTGCTGATCAAAACGCTTGCAACTACGCATAATAAAAGCACTCTTGGTGTTCTGTTGCGGTTGTTTGCGGATCTCGCTCGATCGTCAACCGTAATGGGAAAGACGCTGGGACTGTGTTCATCAGTGCTGGTAGACCAGGAAGACCCCGTTCAGATGTTCCTTTACCTCGCCACCACACACAGTCGCGACCGAATGATTTCAGACCCCACCTTGTATTTAGCTGCGACGACGTTGCGGTATGCCGATCCGAAGCTTAATGAGGAGTCGTTGGAGCGTTTCTTTGCTATTGTGAACGAGTCCCTTTCGGTTAACCCGTTACAGGTTGAAGCGGTTAGCTTTGCAGTTCATAACTGCGCGATTATGGCCCACGCGAAAGCTCTACGCCACTACTTCTTTGACAACAAACTGGTGCAGTACTTTCCGCGGCTTCTTACTGACACCATAGGCGATGATGCAGCGAGTCTTGTTCAGTTGACATACGAGGTGCTGGTTGTGACGTGGTTACTCTCCTATGAGGTTGACGGGGTCGTCTCCCTGCAGGAACACAAGATGTTGCCACATATTCACCGTGTTATACAACGTatgcaaaaagagaaatgtgtCCGCGTCGCGTTGATGGTCCTTTGGAATTTCGTGCAGGCGGAGCGCCAGTACATGGACGCAGTGACCAATCCTTCCGACGCCACATGGGTTTCGGACGAAATATTTAAACTTGCGCGAGTGAATGGAGGAAAGGGTCCCTCCTTTATTGCTGAGATGGTGGGTGTTGGCATGTTGAAGACGCTAACTCAGCTTGCTCGCCGTAAGTTTGGTGACGAGGATATAAGTGAACTCATACAAGACTTGCTGAATGTGCTTGAAAACAGCATGGAAACCTTAACTAGCTTCTCGGAATACCGTGGTGAAGTACTTAGCGGGTCTCTTGAGTGGACTCCAGTGCACACCTGTGCGAAATTTTGGCAGAGCAATATTATGCAGTTTGAGAAAAACGGCTATGAGGTGCTGGAGGCATTGGGTAATATAATTATGAATTCCACCAACAGCCTTACTCTCGCTGTTGCATGCCATGACATTGGTGAGATTGTCCGGCATCACCCAACAGGCCGTGCGCTGCTGCAGTTACCGCAGTTGGAAGGTGTCATGGCTCGTGTTATGGAGCTGATGTCACACGAGACTCCTGAGGTAGCCAAAAATGCCCTTCTCTCAGTACAGAAGATTATGGTTCAACGGTGGGAGTGCATTTAA
- a CDS encoding structural maintenance of chromosome 4, putative, with translation MSCESNGDIAQPVVEKVSRLIIRDIDVENFKSYAGKHRIGPFHKTFATVVGPNGSGKSNVIDAMLFVFGKNARKIRLEKLSELIHTSAAHPNFTYASVTVHFVRLRESAEQQRDPNQREEIPNSVLSIKREVYKTGASQYFIQGTRTTQREVVETLIKEGVDLEHNRFLILQGEVEQIALMKPKAEREGEEGLLEYLDDLIGTNDFAQCISEATREAEAAQQQRLDALDRERKLRAEREALDSAKNSAIEFVKKDNLQQKTLIVLCQLRMQIVEEKLAEPRRLLKEIDNRVEKLKVTVDEKMAEKSAAEDELHKRKKELAEATKERDAARTKRDVAQKEVDRLKSGADEQSKSRKEKEKQIKDAASDIQKAQLQQQDADREAAIHQQNLNEAREQVEKLQKEYDVATERFVSIFTPLRQELDKKKADFAPYEKALVEAKEQLDTAQNRLQLLDVSGTKRQEQLHNIASALQCNMRRIEEVERLLKGADPNKYNAELKGLQETLAKAAEKKHSINASIQDIKNSFSEGESDDRAVRFLLLQRSLKGYYGTLRQLGRIDDAYDVAAGVASNAWSYHVVEDRETAAKALELLRTHDIGRATMIVLKEIERQIGNRMETPFTSPTPKAKRLFDLITPVNDRFRIAFYQALGNTLVVSGLTEAREVAFGGPQRYRVVTLRGELAEPGGSLTGGGNTPRGAGLKAARLPVDKEAVRATLQNLQAELVEAAQAECDAQSRIHELREKQRHLNPAQISQLHVELNTLRVTVEADSQRQARIEREIREASQENERKRRALECAVEEAERQLGAAEKSHIKHRSALEELENKIDNVGGLEYKALCQNLKTQQERVEAEDKALRECRRLSQRLRATQERKERDIAQYNEDLNRILAESSGELEAALVTAKEIAEEVTRAFKGAEMRFNDAQLALEGAKAAVPVAHKALVEAQRRLDDEDRFRQIEVAKMADALQELAKFEQKIDGCEEKIRENVDFYGIETLDLKDNDEERRDEDEENDAVNANDESASQDAERDGRSDNGADEVLSQDREEEKVDVRNMTFRLSAEQLLNYNYDECVHKAKLLSEEAKRLNNMIDFRAVRLWRERDAEHRKGKAEYLRIREISDAADQRLQKLKDERRDCFMACFVRVQNRLREVYQLLTHGGDADLELVDANDPFEGIQFVVRPPKKSWKQISNLSGGEKTLSSLALIFALHDIKPTPIYVMDEIDAALDFRNVSIVANYILRQASGAQFIIISLRNNMFEMAHQLVGVFKRSDVARTVGINPVVFQQKVLSVLQERKRKRTGSTGDVQIKVEDEVACNNEAADILVSSRSASRCRSSVPRAKTTPKSSQKGSGKTPRNCGVAANGVRLKVEEDA, from the coding sequence ATGAGCTGTGAAAGCAACGGAGATATTGCTCAACCAGTGGTAGAAAAGGTTTCGAGACTGATAATACGTGACATTGACGTAGAGAATTTCAAATCGTACGCGGGAAAGCACCGCATCGGACCGTTTCATAAGACATTTGCGACGGTTGTTGGACCTAATGGCTCCGGAAAGTCTAACGTTATTGATGCAATGCTCTTCGTGTTTGGAAAGAATGCGAGGAAGATCCGTTTGGAGAAACTCTCTGAACTTATTCATACCTCTGCGGCGCATCCAAATTTCACATATGCCTCAGTAACAGTGCATTTTGTACGCTTACGCGAGAGTGCAGAACAGCAACGGGACCCGAACCAACGTGAGGAAATCCCAAACAGTGTACTTTCCATTAAGAGGGAGGTGTATAAAACCGGTGCCTCTCAATATTTCATTCAAGGCACCAGAACAACGCAACGGGAGGTCGTGGAGACGCTCATCAAAGAGGGTGTAGACCTGGAACACAACCGGTTTCTTATTCTTCAAGGTGAAGTGGAGCAAATTGCACTCATGAAACCTAAAGCAGAGCGTGAGGGTGAGGAGGGTTTACTTGAGTACCTTGATGACCTTATAGGAACTAACGACTTTGCACAGTGCATATCAGAGGCGACACGGGAAGCGGAAGCGGCGCAACAACAGCGTTTAGACGCCTTGGATCGCGAGCGTAAGCTACGCGCTGAACGGGAGGCGCTAGACTCCGCCAAGAATAGTGCGATAGAATTCGTCAAGAAAGACAATTTACAACAAAAGACGTTGATTGTACTCTGCCAGCTGAGGATGCAAATTGTCGAAGAGAAGCTCGCTGAACCCCGTCGTCTTCTGAAAGAAATAGACAACCGTGTCGAAAAATTGAAGGTGACTGTGGATGAAAAAATGGCGGAGAAGTCAGCTGCTGAGGATGAGCTTCACAAACGGAAGAAAGAACTCGCTGAAGCAACGAAGGAGCGTGACGCAGCCCGTACAAAAAGAGACGTTGCTCAGAAGGAGGTGGATCGTTTGAAATCCGGGGCCGATGAGCAGTCGAAgtcaaggaaagaaaaggaaaaacaaataaaagatgcTGCAAGCGACATACAAAAGGCTCAACTACAACAACAGGACGCGGATCGAGAGGCTGCCATCCATCAGCAGAATCTCAATGAAGCGCGAGAACAAGTAGAAAAACTTCAGAAAGAGTATGACGTCGCAACAGAGAGGTTTGTTAGCATCTTCACACCACTTCGCCAGGAGCTAGATAAGAAGAAGGCTGATTTTGCCCCATATGAAAAAGCTCTGGTGGAAGCAAAGGAGCAACTTGATACGGCCCAAAACCGCTTACAATTACTTGATGTTTCGGGGACGAAGCGGCAGGAACAGTTACATAACATTGCCTCTGCGTTACAATGTAACATGCGGCGTATTGAAGAAGTGGAGAGGCTCTTGAAAGGAGCAGATCCCAATAAATACAACGCGGAGCTAAAGGGTCTTCAAGAAACCCttgcaaaagcagcagaaaagaaacacagcaTAAATGCTTCTATACAGGATATCAAGAATTCCTTTAGCGAAGGTGAAAGCGATGATCGGGCCGTTAgatttcttcttctgcagCGCTCACTCAAGGGCTACTATGGCACACTAAGACAACTTGGTCGCATTGATGACGCATACGATGTTGCAGCTGGTGTGGCAAGCAACGCGTGGTCTTATCACGTGGTGGAAGATCGGGAGACGGCAGCCAAAGCCCTCGAGTTGCTGCGCACGCATGACATTGGACGTGCCACAATGATTGTACTGAAGGAAATCGAACGGCAAATTGGAAACCGAATGGAAACACCCTTCACTTCACCAACCCCAAAGGCAAAGCGCTTGTTTGATCTTATTACCCCTGTCAATGACCGGTTCCGTATTGCCTTCTATCAGGCTTTGGGGAATACACTTGTGGTATCTGGTCTTACTGAGGCGCGTGAGGTGGCCTTTGGTGGTCCTCAACGTTATCGTGTCGTAACGCTTCGTGGAGAGTTGGCAGAGCCCGGTGGGTCCTTAACGGGAGGCGGTAACACGCCACGTGGGGCGGGGCTGAAGGCGGCTCGACTTCCGGTAGACAAGGAGGCGGTGCGCGCAACTCTTCAAAACTTGCAAGCAGAGCTGGTGGAAGCGGCTCAAGCCGAGTGCGACGCCCAGAGTAGAATACATGAACTACGCGaaaagcagcggcacctCAATCCTGCTCAGATATCGCAACTTCATGTGGAATTAAACACGCTTCGTGTCACCGTGGAAGCGGATTCGCAGCGCCAGGCTCGGATAGAGCGGGAAATTAGGGAGGCTTCGCAAGAGAACGAGAGGAAACGGAGGGCGCTGGAGTGTGCTGTCGAGGAAGCAGAAAGACAGCTTGGTGCCGCAGAGAAGTCTCATATCAAGCACCGTAGTGCACTGGAAGAACTCGAAAACAAAATTGACAACGTTGGTGGACTTGAATACAAGGCGCTATGCCAGAACCTGAAGACCCAACAGGAACGGGTGGAGGCAGAAGACAAAGCCTTGCGGGAATGTCGGCGATTATCACAGCGTCTCCGTGCGACGCAAGAACGCAAAGAGCGAGATATTGCGCAATACAACGAAGATCTTAATCGCATTCTTGCTGAGTCTTCTGGTGAGTTGGAGGCGGCGCTTGTGACGGCGAAGGAAATAGCGGAGGAGGTTACGCGGGCATTCAAAGGTGCGGAGATGAGGTTTAACGACGCCCAGTTGGCTCTGGAAGGTGCAAAGGCAGCTGTACCAGTGGCACATAAGGCTTTGGTTGAGGCTCAGAGACGGTTAGACGATGAGGACCGGTTTCGACAGATAGAAGTGGCTAAAATGGCTGATGCTTTGCAAGAGTTGGCGAAGTTTGAGCAGAAGATTGATGGTTGTGAGGAAAAAATTAGGGAAAACGTAGATTTTTATGGCATAGAAACTCTAGACCTCAAAGATAACgacgaagaaagaagagatgaGGACGAAGAGAATGACGCAGTAAATGCAAACGATGAGTCTGCTTCTCAGGACGCGGAGAGGGATGGTCGTAGTGATAACGGTGCAGACGAAGTTCTCTCTCAGGACCGCGAAGAGGAGAAGGTGGATGTGAGGAACATGACTTTTCGACTTTCGGCAGAGCAACTGTTGAACTACAATTACGACGAATGTGTGCATAAAGCAAAACTACTGAGTGAAGAAGCCAAGAGGTTGAATAATATGATCGACTTCCGTGCGGTTCGGCTGTGGCGTGAGCGCGATGCTGAGCACCGCAAGGGGAAGGCTGAATATCTTCGAATAAGGGAAATATCAGATGCGGCCGACCAACGGTTGCAAAAGTTGAAGGATGAACGCAGGGACTGTTTCATGGCGTGTTTTGTTCGTGTTCAAAACCGTTTGCGTGAAGTTTACCAACTGCTTACACACGGTGGTGACGCGGACTTGGAACTTGTTGATGCAAATGATCCCTTTGAAGGAATTCAGTTTGTTGTTCGACCCCCGAAAAAGTCATGGAAGCAGATTTCCAACCTCTCTGGTGGTGAAAAGACTCTGTCGAGCTTAGCACTTATTTTCGCGCTGCACGACATTAAACCGACACCGATTTATGTCATGGATGAAATAGACGCCGCACTGGACTTCCGCAACGTTTCCATTGTTGCAAACTACATCCTTCGTCAAGCCAGTGGTGCGCAGTTTATCATCATTTCTCTCCGAAACAACATGTTTGAAATGGCTCATCAGcttgttggtgttttcaaACGGTCAGATGTGGCTCGTACGGTGGGTATAAATCCAGTCGTTTTTCAGCAAAAGGTGTTGAGTGTTCTTCAGGAACGCAAACGCAAAAGGACGGGTTCAACAGGAGATGTGCAAATTAAAGTAGAAGATGAAGTTGCATGTAACAACGAAGCCGCTGACATCCTCGTAAGCAGCAGAAGTGCCAGCAGGTGCAGGTCTTCAGTGCCGAGAgccaaaacaacaccaaagtCTTCTCAAAAGGGTAGTGGAAAAACTCCGAGGAATTGTGGGGTTGCCGCAAATGGAGTTCGTTTGAAGGTAGAGGAAGATGCCTAA
- a CDS encoding synaptobrevin, putative, with the protein MQGGTKIYGGVVVRLTDRLLLCKAPGFTTSDFSIPELMWAELVSKCDAPNMRTSSTMMANNATSSGSAAPQLSYHICTDNELAFAILSDMGLTRHKAHATLDEASKTFRKMFVESVASFTPKAVEVFVKPYRDLLLRSSDGGSSDDKVNKVKKAVDEVKEIALDNVERVMQRGQRIDDIVRSTEDLQLQAQGFQRSSRDLRQQMWWSSVKGKLLIAGVALFFILIVVFVFVGGKKEEKK; encoded by the coding sequence ATGCAGGgaggaacaaaaatatatggcGGGGTCGTGGTCCGACTGACGGATCGGTTACTGCTCTGTAAAGCTCCGGGTTTTACCACCAGCGATTTTTCCATTCCGGAACTCATGTGGGCGGAACTTGTCAGTAAATGTGACGCACCTAATATGCGTACTAGTTCTACTATGATGGCTAATAATGCCACTTCTAGTGGTTCCGCAGCTCCACAACTTTCTTACCATATTTGTACTGATAATGAACTTGCCTTCGCTATTTTATCAGATATGGGGCTTACACGCCATAAGGCCCATGCCACATTGGATGAAGCATCCAAAACATTTCGGAAGATGTTCGTTGAGAGCGTGGCGTCGTTTACTCCCAAAGCAGTGGAGGTGTTTGTAAAACCCTACCGTGATTTACTGCTCCGCTCCAGTGATGGGGGTTCATCAGATGATAAGGTaaataaagttaaaaaagCTGTGGATGAGGTTAAGGAAATTGCTCTCGATAATGTAGAACGTGTCATGCAACGTGGACAACGGATTGATGATATTGTTCGCTCTACAGAGGATTTGCAGCTTCAGGCGCAAGGTTTCCAGCGAAGTAGTCGTGATCTCCGCCAACAAATGTGGTGGAGTTCAGTCAAGGGGAAGTTATTGATTGCAGGTgtggctcttttttttattttaattgtGGTATTCGTTTTTGtaggtggaaaaaaagaggaaaagaagtaa